The Chanodichthys erythropterus isolate Z2021 chromosome 14, ASM2448905v1, whole genome shotgun sequence genome window below encodes:
- the nup35 gene encoding nucleoporin NUP35 isoform X2: protein MDIQSIEPMTLGSPTSPKPGAQFLPGFLMGDLPAPVTPQPRSFGLTGGGAETRSPLLAGGSPPQPVVPTPKDKSGAPPVRSIYDDLNGSSVGMSPLAARKQPFAGVHTPLSGLPGTPGTVSNLFSPAGQQRKTTLSPAQVDPFFTQGDALSSDDQLDDTWVTVFGFPPASASYILLQFAQYGNILKHVMSNSGNWMHIQFQSKLQARKALSKDGKIFGEAIMIGVKPCIDKSVMESSDKGSTSSSVFTPPVKAHGTPSHPVSTPRSVMRPLSAAYKASSSDYQSSSVI, encoded by the exons ATGGATATCCAGA GTATTGAACCAATGACACTTGGCTCCCCTACTTCCCCCAAGCCTGGGGCTCAGTTTTTACCTGGCTTTCTGATGGGAGACCTGCCTGCTCCTGTCACACCTCAACCTAGGTCTTTTGGGTTGACAGGAGGTGGGGCAGAAACAAGGTCTCCTCTTCTGGCTG GTGGGTCTCCTCCACAGCCGGTGGTCCCAACACCTAAAGACAAGAGTGGAGCCCCTCCAGTCAGAAGCATCTACGATGACCTCAACGGCTCCAGTGTTGGAATGTCACCTCTTGCTGCTCGCAAACAA CCTTTTGCTGGAGTGCACACACCATTGTCTGGTCTACCAGGGACACCAGGAACGG TCTCTAATTTGTTTAGCCCTGCGGGGCAGCAGAGGAAAACAACACTTTCCCCAGCTCAAGTAGATCCGTTCTTCACACAAGGAGATGCTCTGTCCTCTGACGACCAGCTAGATGACACCTGGGTCACAGTGTTTGG CTTCCCTCCAGCATCGGCTTCATACATCCTTTTACAGTTTGCCCAGTATGGaaacatattaaaacatgta ATGTCTAATTCAGGAAACTGGATGCATATTCAGTTTCAGTCTAAACTGCAGGCACGGAAAGCTCTCAGTAAAGATGGAAAGATATTTGGAGAAGCCATAATGATTGGTGTCAAACCATGTATCGATAAG AGTGTAATGGAGAGCTCAGACAAGGGCAGTACTTCGAGTTCTGTGTTCACGCCCCCGGTGAAGGCTCACGGCACCCCCAGTCACCCTGTGTCAACTCCCCGATCTGTCATGAGACCCCTCAGTGCCGCTTATAAAGCATCCAGCAGTGACTATCAG
- the nup35 gene encoding nucleoporin NUP35 isoform X1: MDIQSIEPMTLGSPTSPKPGAQFLPGFLMGDLPAPVTPQPRSFGLTGGGAETRSPLLAGGSPPQPVVPTPKDKSGAPPVRSIYDDLNGSSVGMSPLAARKQPFAGVHTPLSGLPGTPGTVSNLFSPAGQQRKTTLSPAQVDPFFTQGDALSSDDQLDDTWVTVFGFPPASASYILLQFAQYGNILKHVMSNSGNWMHIQFQSKLQARKALSKDGKIFGEAIMIGVKPCIDKSVMESSDKGSTSSSVFTPPVKAHGTPSHPVSTPRSVMRPLSAAYKASSSDYQVVSDQQTPKKDDSFVSKAMEYMFGW; the protein is encoded by the exons ATGGATATCCAGA GTATTGAACCAATGACACTTGGCTCCCCTACTTCCCCCAAGCCTGGGGCTCAGTTTTTACCTGGCTTTCTGATGGGAGACCTGCCTGCTCCTGTCACACCTCAACCTAGGTCTTTTGGGTTGACAGGAGGTGGGGCAGAAACAAGGTCTCCTCTTCTGGCTG GTGGGTCTCCTCCACAGCCGGTGGTCCCAACACCTAAAGACAAGAGTGGAGCCCCTCCAGTCAGAAGCATCTACGATGACCTCAACGGCTCCAGTGTTGGAATGTCACCTCTTGCTGCTCGCAAACAA CCTTTTGCTGGAGTGCACACACCATTGTCTGGTCTACCAGGGACACCAGGAACGG TCTCTAATTTGTTTAGCCCTGCGGGGCAGCAGAGGAAAACAACACTTTCCCCAGCTCAAGTAGATCCGTTCTTCACACAAGGAGATGCTCTGTCCTCTGACGACCAGCTAGATGACACCTGGGTCACAGTGTTTGG CTTCCCTCCAGCATCGGCTTCATACATCCTTTTACAGTTTGCCCAGTATGGaaacatattaaaacatgta ATGTCTAATTCAGGAAACTGGATGCATATTCAGTTTCAGTCTAAACTGCAGGCACGGAAAGCTCTCAGTAAAGATGGAAAGATATTTGGAGAAGCCATAATGATTGGTGTCAAACCATGTATCGATAAG AGTGTAATGGAGAGCTCAGACAAGGGCAGTACTTCGAGTTCTGTGTTCACGCCCCCGGTGAAGGCTCACGGCACCCCCAGTCACCCTGTGTCAACTCCCCGATCTGTCATGAGACCCCTCAGTGCCGCTTATAAAGCATCCAGCAGTGACTATCAG
- the nup35 gene encoding nucleoporin NUP35 isoform X3 codes for MDIQSIEPMTLGSPTSPKPGAQFLPGFLMGDLPAPVTPQPRSFGLTGGGAETRSPLLAGGSPPQPVVPTPKDKSGAPPVRSIYDDLNGSSVGMSPLAARKQPFAGVHTPLSGLPGTPGTVSNLFSPAGQQRKTTLSPAQVDPFFTQGDALSSDDQLDDTWVTVFGFPPASASYILLQFAQYGNILKHVMSNSGNWMHIQFQSKLQARKALSKDGKIFGEAIMIGVKPCIDKSVMESSDKGSTSSSVFTPPVKAHGTPSHPVSTPRSVMRPLSAAYKASSSDYQRE; via the exons ATGGATATCCAGA GTATTGAACCAATGACACTTGGCTCCCCTACTTCCCCCAAGCCTGGGGCTCAGTTTTTACCTGGCTTTCTGATGGGAGACCTGCCTGCTCCTGTCACACCTCAACCTAGGTCTTTTGGGTTGACAGGAGGTGGGGCAGAAACAAGGTCTCCTCTTCTGGCTG GTGGGTCTCCTCCACAGCCGGTGGTCCCAACACCTAAAGACAAGAGTGGAGCCCCTCCAGTCAGAAGCATCTACGATGACCTCAACGGCTCCAGTGTTGGAATGTCACCTCTTGCTGCTCGCAAACAA CCTTTTGCTGGAGTGCACACACCATTGTCTGGTCTACCAGGGACACCAGGAACGG TCTCTAATTTGTTTAGCCCTGCGGGGCAGCAGAGGAAAACAACACTTTCCCCAGCTCAAGTAGATCCGTTCTTCACACAAGGAGATGCTCTGTCCTCTGACGACCAGCTAGATGACACCTGGGTCACAGTGTTTGG CTTCCCTCCAGCATCGGCTTCATACATCCTTTTACAGTTTGCCCAGTATGGaaacatattaaaacatgta ATGTCTAATTCAGGAAACTGGATGCATATTCAGTTTCAGTCTAAACTGCAGGCACGGAAAGCTCTCAGTAAAGATGGAAAGATATTTGGAGAAGCCATAATGATTGGTGTCAAACCATGTATCGATAAG AGTGTAATGGAGAGCTCAGACAAGGGCAGTACTTCGAGTTCTGTGTTCACGCCCCCGGTGAAGGCTCACGGCACCCCCAGTCACCCTGTGTCAACTCCCCGATCTGTCATGAGACCCCTCAGTGCCGCTTATAAAGCATCCAGCAGTGACTATCAG